TACTGTAAAGCTTCCAAATTCGATGATGCACTTTTTGCATATAATTGTATGCGGAGGTTAATCGATGGAAAACCGAGTGTTTCTATatgtaatattttgattcatgGGTTTGTTAAATCTGGGAGATTTGATAGAGCTTTTGAGTTTTACAATGAGATGGTTAGGGATAGAGTTAAGCCGGATGTTTttacttttaatattttgattagtggTTATTGTAGGAATTTTAAGTTTAGTTCTGCATTGGAGATGTTTGATGAAATGCGGAAAATGGGGTGTCATCCAAATGTTGTTACTTTTAATACTTTGATTAAAGGGTTGTTTAGGGAACGTAGAGTTGATGAAGGGATTGGGATGGTTTATGAAATGATTGAATTGGGGTGTCAACTTTCAAATGTCACTTGTGAGATTTTGGTTGATGGGCTTTGTAAGGAAGGTCAGGTTTCGAAGGCGTGTGAGTTGTTAATGGAGTTATCTAAGAGAGAGGTTTTGCCTAAAGGGTATGATTATTTTGTTTTGGTGGAAGTTTTGTGTGGGAATGGAAATGCTTTAAAAGCTTTGGAGGTTATTTATGAGTTGTGGAGTAAAGGTTGTGTTCCTAGCTTGATTTCTTGTATTGTGATGATTGATGGTTTGAGGGGATTAGGAAAGACGGAAGAAGCAAAGAGATTGGTGGAAAAAATGCTTAAAGAGGAGGGCATGGTACTTGATATTGTGACTTTTAATTCTGTTCTTCAAGATCTTTGCGATGCGAGAAGGACC
The Vicia villosa cultivar HV-30 ecotype Madison, WI linkage group LG6, Vvil1.0, whole genome shotgun sequence genome window above contains:
- the LOC131610962 gene encoding pentatricopeptide repeat-containing protein At2g36240-like, whose amino-acid sequence is MKKHFLKSITKPPPPILNPPQPPPQPNPSFFPPTLSPTQHYTHFLHFLNTHLTPPLTPQTLTHFLKSKLHHHPSFTHYDFHLFNWASSLDTFSHNHTSYEWMTQTLALSHRFSLLRTLLNFISSNPCTCSHAIFSCPKTESIFRFAIHAYCKASKFDDALFAYNCMRRLIDGKPSVSICNILIHGFVKSGRFDRAFEFYNEMVRDRVKPDVFTFNILISGYCRNFKFSSALEMFDEMRKMGCHPNVVTFNTLIKGLFRERRVDEGIGMVYEMIELGCQLSNVTCEILVDGLCKEGQVSKACELLMELSKREVLPKGYDYFVLVEVLCGNGNALKALEVIYELWSKGCVPSLISCIVMIDGLRGLGKTEEAKRLVEKMLKEEGMVLDIVTFNSVLQDLCDARRTEEANRLRLLALSKGLEPDGMTYKILVIGYRGEGNRMDGELVINEMLDKGFIPDLASYNKLMDGLSNCQRPGRYHVSKTDS